A window of Benincasa hispida cultivar B227 chromosome 9, ASM972705v1, whole genome shotgun sequence genomic DNA:
acaaagcatatttcttcaaaacttttctacactcatgatcttgaagaaaatggtgacatcgttgtacaacaaatttgttcaaaggataacctgacagacttatttacaaaatcattaccaactGCAACCTTTGAAAAtcggtgcacaacattggaatgcaacgacccagagatcttaagtgatgttttcatgagggggagtaaatatattgtatttttttaggagcgtatattatatgaaatatgtactctttttcctgcACTAGGGCTTTTTTCCATTgagtttttcctagtaaggttttaacgagacatatatcatatatataatggttaTCGAAGGgggaatattataaatattatgataatagattcCCATTAGATgttcatgcttagtgtccattgaccatgtgtcatcCCCCATTTTCCACTATTAGTGTTGTCTATGTATCTCAAGATTATACACTATTAGTGTCCGTAATCCACCATCTACTTGTcaaattacctataaatagtgtcatttggtgggttttggaagACACACATATATTGGTAAGAAATCCAAAAGGCTTGGaggaaattttcatattttttcatttgctataattttcttcatttaaattaattatttagttattttattttattttaaatatatttaattattatattatattttctccatatccgtaTTTTGTTGTGTTccttgattttataaaaaataataataataataataatgaaaaaaccacatcttttctttctcttagaTGACTctaaatttttgttaatttcataagaatcataaacaaaaaagaaaaagcaactTCATTAAGAACCACCACAATTAGGTACATATTAATTCCTTAGTTAAAGGAGAGGAGCCAAGGAGACCCACCACACCAATAGataaaaaaatcctaatttaTATCCTTTGATGACATGTCATTTTTAATGGTGTTGAAAACAAATGTAGGGAACTAGAAAACCAAATTTTATGTAATTGAAAAAGGCTAAAAATGCAAGAGcctaatatataaaaataggtAATGAATTGCTATAAGGAGTGTACCCATCTTTCATACATATGTTCACTAATAAATTGTCACCtgtcaaacatttttttttaaaaaaaaatatttttctttcctatgtgattgaatatttttttaatatggaGATGGATGTGACTTCTTATCATTgcaaaaaagataaaatgattTAACCTGAGACAAAACACAAATAAAACACAACAACAAGagttaaaaagataaataaaaatcaaatagatccACAGAGAACAATCAAAGAGTACATCACTCAAACGGACACTTTCTATATGGTTTATAATTACAAATTCAAACACATTTAAAAACAGAAAATTGTTTGTAGGTAAGAAGCAATGCACATTTTTTTCCTTGCTTTTGCCAAATCATATTCAATAGGGATGTTCAAAAAACACGATGACTCAAAAACCGATCAATCCAACTCAATCTATGTGATTTGGTTGGATCATCAACTCATTTAGGTTGAAttaagttcaaataaatgaaaattttgtagGTTAGATTGGTTCCtggattcaaataaaataacccaaactAACCTAAACAACATGAACCAACTCGAActtatttttaactttaaaaatattattattttaagttatgatacaattatatatacatatatttaagttttatttttctgGATAAATTTATTGTccaataacttttaaaaatagttttttaaccttttggaaagaaaaaaaattattatataaattgaaaggatgtttaaatcttaattaaacatatgaaaacaattaaatcaaatttttttcataataacGTCTTAATCTtttttagaacataaatttaaataaataatccgATTAAGTCGAAGCAACTCAACCAAAATGTTTCATAGTTTGGttgaattcattttttaataagagtttTTTCGGGttgaaaaaattaacaaatcaaCAATTGATCAAGCTTAAAAAGTCATTCAACCGAATCTCATCCAAGCCCGAACACCCATTACTCAACCTAATAGAAAAATCCTTGTGAGAAATGTCTTTCTTTGTTCACCCCAATAACTCCAAGTTGTTCGGAAACCTTAATAAGAGAAATTTCTTCTTCTACACCTCAATTCTTCaaatacttttcttttaaaacaaaaataaaagtaaaaccATACATGAGTATAATGGATAgaattaagaaaaattcaaagcaTTCGGTTCACTCAAACGCCACAGCAACAAAGAAATGAACAAGATAGAGTTGGTTTTCATCGCATGGCCAGACATCGGCCACCTCTCCGCCGCCCTCCATCTCGCCCACCTCCTCCTCCGCCGCAACCACCACCTCTCCATCACCGTCCTCATCATCCCGCCGCCATGGGAAACCATTACAACCACTCAACTCCAATccctccttccctcttccaccGCCGATCCAATTCCGATCCCAATCATCATCCTCCCCCAAATCCCTCTTCCCCAAAACGCCGAATTCATCTCTCTAATCAAAACCACAATCGAAACCCAAAAACAAAATGTCATAGACACCGTCGCCAAGCTTATTTCCAACTCCACAGTCCTCGCCGGCTTCATCCTCGATATTTTCTGTACCGACATGATCGATGTAGCCAACCAACTGGGGGTTCCCACTTATCTCTTCTCCACTTCCAGCGCTGCAAATCTCTCTCTCACCCTCCATCTTCAACACCTTTACGATCATCCACAAAATGAAGAAACCCATCAATCCCTAAACCCAAATGTCGAAATCCCCATCCCGGGCTTCGCTAACCCAATTCCGGGGAAAGCAATTCCCAGCGCCTATTTCGACGAAAATGCTAAATGGATACACGAAAGCACAAGGAGATTCAGAGAAAGCAACGGCATCTTGATCAACACTTTCTCTGAACTGGAATCAAATGTTCTGGAAGCGTTTTCCGAAGCTTCGATCTCCTCCCACCTTCCGCCTGTGTATGCGGTAGGGCCGATTCTGAATCTGAACAAGAACAGCTCCGGGGAAGGTTTTGAGATCCTGAAATGGCTAGATCGACAGCCATTTCAATCGGTGGTTTTCCTCTGCTTTGGAAGCAGGGGAAGCTTCAATCAAGATCAAGTGAACGAAATTGCAGAGGCTTTGGAGCGAAGTGGGTACCAATTTGTATGGTCGCTACGGCAGCCATCGTCGGAAGGGGAATTTCAGAACCCAGATTACGTCAAAGAAGTTGTTCCAGAGGGGTTTCTGGATCGGACGGCGGAGATTGGGAGAGTGATTGGGTGGGCGCCGCAGGTGGAGATTCT
This region includes:
- the LOC120084415 gene encoding anthocyanidin 3-O-glucosyltransferase 2-like isoform X2, which encodes MNKIELVFIAWPDIGHLSAALHLAHLLLRRNHHLSITVLIIPPPWETITTTQLQSLLPSSTADPIPIPIIILPQIPLPQNAEFISLIKTTIETQKQNVIDTVAKLISNSTVLAGFILDIFCTDMIDVANQLGVPTYLFSTSSAANLSLTLHLQHLYDHPQNEETHQSLNPNVEIPIPGFANPIPGKAIPSAYFDENAKWIHESTRRFRESNGILINTFSELESNVLEAFSEASISSHLPPVYAVGPILNLNKNSSGEGFEILKWLDRQPFQSVVFLCFGSRGSFNQDQVNEIAEALERSGYQFVWSLRQPSSEGEFQNPDYVKEVVPEGFLDRTAEIGRVIGWAPQVEILGHPATGGFVSHCGWNSILESLWFGVPIGTWAMYAEQGLNAAEMEVELGLAVGISSSESGVVKAEKIESGIKELMGGDGEIRKMVKMKSEESRKTVMENGSSFIALNRFIEKFQRAVKSEEL
- the LOC120084415 gene encoding anthocyanidin 3-O-glucosyltransferase 2-like isoform X1, giving the protein MNKIELVFIAWPDIGHLSAALHLAHLLLRRNHHLSITVLIIPPPWETITTTQLQSLLPSSTADPIPIPIIILPQIPLPQNAEFISLIKTTIETQKQNVIDTVAKLISNSTVLAGFILDIFCTDMIDVANQLGVPTYLFSTSSAANLSLTLHLQHLYDHPQNEETHQSLNPNVEIPIPGFANPIPGKAIPSAYFDENAKWIHESTRRFRESNGILINTFSELESNVLEAFSEASISSHLPPVYAVGPILNLNKNSSGEGFEILKWLDRQPFQSVVFLCFGSRGSFNQDQVNEIAEALERSGYQFVWSLRQPSSEGEFQNPDYVKEVVPEGFLDRTAEIGRVIGWAPQVEILGHPATGGFVSHCGWNSILESLWFGVPIGTWAMYAEQGLNAAEMEVELGLAVGISSSESGVVKAEKIESGIKELMGGDGEIRKMVKMKSEESRKTVMENGSSFIALNRFIEKSLQESFVCVDPKTS